The genomic stretch GCCAAAGCAAAGCGCCAGCCGGCCTCAATATTGAATTCGCCAGCGATATCCAGCCGCTCTTTCAAGTCTATGAACGGCTCGAATGGGTCTCTCTTCATCGTAAGCTCCGGCCAGATGATGGATGCGGTGCGGTTCTATCAAGGGTGCCGATATCGCACAAGAACAGTGAGCTAGCGCAGGTCGCCTAATTAATTTACGATTTTACCGAGCGAACCCTTTATGATCCCGCGTGGCGGAAACGGGTCGCAAGGTCTGCCGTTAATATCCTTTTGTTTCAAATCGAGCAGGAATTGGGAATGGCTGAAGAAAACGGCGGAGCGAAGCCCGGCGGAAAATATATCACAGTGCCGTCGACAGCGGCGATGCGTCAATAAGGCGTGGGCGGGCAGGCTGGCAGTGCGGCGCAAGGCGCCCAACAGCAACAGCCGGCAAAGCAACAAGCCAATCAGGCCGCGCAGGCGCAGGCCAAGCAGGGCAAGATCGAAATCATGGCGTCGCGCCAATTTACCAATTGGTTGGCCGATCAAAACGCGAGCATCGCGTTTACCACCTATCAGGTGGGTAAGGTTTTCCTTCTTGGCCTGCGCGAAGATAGAAAGATTTCACTGTACGAGCGCACGTTCAATCGCTGCATGGGCCTCTACGCGGATCAGAATTCGATGTATTTGAGTTCGCTCTACCAGATTTGGCAGTTTCAGAATGTCCTGGCACCCGGACAAAAGCGCGATGGATTTGACCGGCTCTGCGTGCCTCAGGTCTCCTACATCACTGGCGACATCGATGTTCACGACATCGCCATCGACAAGCACGGCCGAATCATTTTTGTGAACACATTGTTTTGCTGCCTCGCGACGGTCAGCCATACGCACAGTTTCGCACCGATCTGGCGGCCGAAATACATTTCCAAACTGGCGGCGGAGGATCGTTGCCATATGAACGGCATGGCGATGGAGAACGGCTCGCCAAAATATGTGACTTCGGTCGGTATGTCGGATGCTGCCGATGGCT from Pseudomonadota bacterium encodes the following:
- a CDS encoding TIGR03032 family protein, with the translated sequence MASRQFTNWLADQNASIAFTTYQVGKVFLLGLREDRKISLYERTFNRCMGLYADQNSMYLSSLYQIWQFQNVLAPGQKRDGFDRLCVPQVSYITGDIDVHDIAIDKHGRIIFVNTLFCCLATVSHTHSFAPIWRPKYISKLAAEDRCHMNGMAMENGSPKYVTSVGMSDAADGWREHRASGGVIVDVESNEVVMTGLSMPHSPRMHEGKLYVLNSGTGYFGTIDVDKGKFEPIAFCPGYMRGLAFINGFAIIGMSKCRENRTFSGLDLDDNLTKRKAEARCGVFVVDLSTGDLVQWVRLEGAVSEMYDVSVIPGVVRPMALGLRQEAIRRTISIGDPVSL